One part of the Arabidopsis thaliana chromosome 4, partial sequence genome encodes these proteins:
- the LSH9 gene encoding LIGHT-DEPENDENT SHORT HYPOCOTYLS-like protein (DUF640) (LIGHT SENSITIVE HYPOCOTYLS 9 (LSH9); FUNCTIONS IN: molecular_function unknown; INVOLVED IN: biological_process unknown; LOCATED IN: chloroplast; EXPRESSED IN: 6 plant structures; EXPRESSED DURING: petal differentiation and expansion stage; CONTAINS InterPro DOMAIN/s: Protein of unknown function DUF640 (InterPro:IPR006936); BEST Arabidopsis thaliana protein match is: Protein of unknown function (DUF640) (TAIR:AT1G07090.1); Has 307 Blast hits to 307 proteins in 18 species: Archae - 0; Bacteria - 0; Metazoa - 14; Fungi - 0; Plants - 293; Viruses - 0; Other Eukaryotes - 0 (source: NCBI BLink).) codes for MSSDRHTPTKDPPDHPSSSSNHHKQPLPPQPQQPLSRYESQKRRDWNTFVQYLKSQNPPLMMSQFDYTHVLSFLRYLDQFGKTKVHHQACVFFGQPDPPGPCTCPLKQAWGSLDALIGRLRAAYEEHGGGSPDTNPFANGSIRVHLREVRESQAKARGIPYRKKKRRKTKNEVVVVKKDVANSSTPNQSFT; via the coding sequence ATGTCTTCGGATCGTCACACACCGACGAAAGATCCACCGGATCAtccgtcttcttcctccaaccACCACAAGCAACCACTTCCTCCTCAACCGCAGCAACCACTCAGCCGCTATGAATCGCAGAAACGCCGCGACTGGAACACGTTCGTCCAATAcctaaaatcacaaaatccaCCGTTGATGATGTCTCAATTCGACTACACGCACGTGCTAAGTTTCCTAAGGTACTTAGATCAGTTTGGTAAGACCAAAGTACATCATCAAGCTTGTGTCTTCTTCGGACAACCGGATCCACCAGGTCCGTGCACGTGTCCTCTCAAACAAGCTTGGGGAAGCCTAGATGCTTTGATCGGACGGCTAAGAGCTGCTTACGAGGAACACGGTGGCGGGTCACCTGATACTAACCCGTTTGCAAACGGGTCGATCCGGGTTCACTTGAGGGAAGTGAGAGAATCTCAAGCCAAGGCTCGTGGGATTCCGtacaggaagaagaaaaggaggAAGACTAAAAACGAGGTCGTTGTTGTCAAGAAGGATGTTGCAAACTCTTCGACTCCTAATCAGTCGTTCACTTga
- the PYL13 gene encoding PYR1-like 13 (PYR1-like 13 (PYL13); CONTAINS InterPro DOMAIN/s: Polyketide cyclase/dehydrase (InterPro:IPR019587); BEST Arabidopsis thaliana protein match is: PYR1-like 12 (TAIR:AT5G45870.1); Has 403 Blast hits to 403 proteins in 30 species: Archae - 0; Bacteria - 0; Metazoa - 13; Fungi - 2; Plants - 388; Viruses - 0; Other Eukaryotes - 0 (source: NCBI BLink).): protein MESSKQKRCRSSVVETIEAPLPLVWSILRSFDKPQAYQRFVKSCTMRSGGGGGKGGEGKGSVRDVTLVSGFPADFSTERLEELDDESHVMVVSIIGGNHRLVNYKSKTKVVASPEDMAKKTVVVESYVVDVPEGTSEEDTIFFVDNIIRYNLTSLAKLTKKMMK, encoded by the coding sequence atggaAAGTTCTAAGCAAAAACGATGTCGCTCTAGCGTAGTCGAGACCATTGAAGCACCATTACCACTAGTGTGGTCCATCCTACGTAGTTTCGACAAACCACAAGCTTATCAACGTTTCGTCAAAAGTTGCACCATGCGCTCTGGCGGCGGCGGCGGCAAAGGAGGAGAAGGAAAAGGCTCCGTCCGGGACGTGACGTTAGTCTCCGGCTTCCCGGCGGATTTCAGCACGGAGAGGCTCGAAGAGCTAGATGATGAGTCTCACGTGATGGTGGTAAGTATTATTGGCGGTAACCATAGGCTTGTTAATTACAAATCGAAAACGAAGGTGGTCGCGTCGCCGGAGGATATGGCAAAGaagacggtggtggtggagagttACGTGGTGGATGTGCCGGAAGGAACTAGCGAGGAAgatacaatattttttgttgataacaTTATTCGGTATAACCTTACTTCACTTGCTAAGCtcacaaagaaaatgatgaagtaA
- a CDS encoding hypothetical protein (DUF688) (Protein of unknown function (DUF688); CONTAINS InterPro DOMAIN/s: Protein of unknown function DUF688 (InterPro:IPR007789); BEST Arabidopsis thaliana protein match is: Protein of unknown function (DUF688) (TAIR:AT5G45850.1); Has 118 Blast hits to 95 proteins in 19 species: Archae - 0; Bacteria - 0; Metazoa - 18; Fungi - 3; Plants - 90; Viruses - 0; Other Eukaryotes - 7 (source: NCBI BLink).) yields the protein MEGKKLNLYAPLPSIRRIPSMIERSSELENKKTTITRPELRSCPSTKQETPVFVLPDQSFDHLTEPASIPFMWEQIPGKPKDDMATLIQESGLLETDDEEEDEVDEDLDTVSSNVSFSVNCSTSGVSEIEKTGERSDCDEKSRESLDLMMSRFLPAAKAMALQTHQKHQSSYNSSEQKLITQNREALVARQRSQLVAEHEHFAIVQSLYDDLNIDDDTEDDENDDDGDDYGHVDHKIYPAEVTKKACGFLPRLCAKNSFKFLNPVPLDSVSNRSMKHSGDQTSLPNWSTRRLSGFISPYRTSCSDSGFLGTPEKPESFKRLNRGISKSQELYPTRTRREVLPNYSNSGEIKMFRNSISTPSRIQRTTIHDSRFLVEEVNRRRNNKSGNLQQTSSEYTPALSPPPLPETPSRSWLGRTLLPPVNPRPYGVVLGQVGIKKLNQEVLESTKWETIVKTSYVHNDHARYSQELIVYPSRQQNT from the exons atgGAGggaaagaaattgaatttgtaTGCTCCATTACCATCAATCAGGCGAATTCCGTCTATGATAGAGCGTTCAAGTGAGTTAGAGAATAAGAAGACGACGATTACAAGACCAGAGCTTCGATCATGTCCGAgcacaaaacaagaaacgccGGTTTTTGTATTACCAGACCAGAGCTTTGATCATCTCACAGAACCAGCTTCAATTCCTTTTATGTGGGAACAAATCCCTGGAAAACCAAAAGATGACATGGCTACATTGATTCAAGAGTCAGGTCTACTAGAAAccgatgatgaagaagaagacgaagtaGATGAAGATTTGGATACGGTTTCTTCAAATGTAAGCTTCTCTGTTAACTGCAGCACAAGTGGAGTTAGCGAAATCGAGAAGACCGGTGAGAGATCTGATTGTGATGAGAAGTCTAGAGAAAGTCTTGATCTAATGATGTCAAGATTCTTACCAGCTGCTAAAGCAATGGCTCTTCAGACACATCAGAAACATCAATCTTCTTATAACTCTTCAGAGCAGAAGCTAATCACTCAGAACAGAGAAGCTCTCGTAGCTCGTCAAAGAAGTCAACTGGTTGCAGAACATGAACATTTCGCCATTGTTCAGAGTCTTTACGATGACTTAAacattgatgatgatactgAAGACGAcgagaatgatgatgatggtgatgattaTGGTCATGTTGATCACAAGATCTACCCAGCTGAAGTTACCAAGAAAGCTTGCGGATTCTTGCCAAGGCTTTGTGCGAAGAACTCATTCAAGTTTCTAAACCCGGTTCCTTTGGATTCAGTATCAAACCGGTCTATGAAACATTCGGGTGATCAAACCAGTTTACCAAACTGGTCAACTAGGCGTCTTTCCGGTTTTATCTCTCCGTACCGAACCTCTTGTTCGGATTCCGGTTTTCTCGGAACTCCCGAGAAACCAGAGAGCTTCAAAAGGCTAAACAGAGGAATAAGCAAGTCTCAAGAACTGTAtccaacaagaacaagaagagaggTTCTTCCTAATTACTCAAATTCTGGAGAGATCAAAATGTTTAGAAACTCGATCTCTACTCCTTCGAGGATCCAACGGACCACAATTCACGATTCTAGGTTTCTTGTTGAGGAAGTAAACAGAAGAAGGAACAACAAGTCAGGGAATCTTCAACAAACATCGTCGGAATATACACCTGCGctttctcctcctccgttACCGGAAACTCCGTCTCGTTCCTGGCTCGGACGAACCCTCCTACCGCCGGTGAACCCGAGACCGTACGGCGTCGTTTTAGGTCAAGTTGGTATCAAGAAACTGAATCAAGAAGTTCTTGAATCTACGAAATGGGAAACGATCGTTAAAACATCGTATGTTCACAACGATCACGCTCGTTATTCTCAG GAGCTGATTGTTTATCCATCTCGCCAGCAAAATACATAA
- the MRH1 gene encoding Leucine-rich repeat protein kinase family protein (morphogenesis of root hair 1 (MRH1); FUNCTIONS IN: protein serine/threonine kinase activity, protein kinase activity, ATP binding; INVOLVED IN: protein amino acid phosphorylation, transmembrane receptor protein tyrosine kinase signaling pathway, root hair cell differentiation; LOCATED IN: endomembrane system; EXPRESSED IN: 23 plant structures; EXPRESSED DURING: 15 growth stages; CONTAINS InterPro DOMAIN/s: Protein kinase, catalytic domain (InterPro:IPR000719), Leucine-rich repeat-containing N-terminal domain, type 2 (InterPro:IPR013210), Leucine-rich repeat (InterPro:IPR001611), Serine-threonine/tyrosine-protein kinase (InterPro:IPR001245), Protein kinase-like domain (InterPro:IPR011009); BEST Arabidopsis thaliana protein match is: Leucine-rich repeat protein kinase family protein (TAIR:AT5G45840.2); Has 77438 Blast hits to 37028 proteins in 1172 species: Archae - 20; Bacteria - 1270; Metazoa - 6142; Fungi - 481; Plants - 65385; Viruses - 62; Other Eukaryotes - 4078 (source: NCBI BLink).) yields MMGCGFHFPWFFFLIIGLQAPLSLSLTSQGSALLKFRARVNSDPHGTLANWNVSGINDLCYWSGVTCVDGKVQILDLSGYSLEGTLAPELSQLSDLRSLILSRNHFSGGIPKEYGSFENLEVLDLRENDLSGQIPPELSNGLSLKHLLLSGNKFSDDMRIKIVRLQSSYEVRLKKSPKLSPLAVLGCINRKLGHCVSRNRIIQVKKVEAIVFRIKATSRRFLKAFPSFLEETDIYKRRELLEETSNLAAEPAPSAPSPSPGIITEASPRSSGSFPAVTNAKKRRPPLVPPVPSPDKGSTSPDISKNQPQDNKQSKGSKHVWLYVVIAVASFVGLLIIVAVIFFCRKRAVKSIGPWKTGLSGQLQKAFVTGVPKLNRSELETACEDFSNIIETFDGYTVYKGTLSSGVEIAVASTAIAESKEWTRAMEMAYRRKIDTLSRINHKNFVNLIGYCEEDDPFNRMMVFEYAPNGTLFEHLHDKETEHLDWSARMRIIMGTAYCLQHMHGMNPPMAHTDFNSSEIYLTDDYAAKVSEIPFNLEARLNPKKHVSGDLEQTSLLLPPEPEANVHSFGVLMLEIISGKLSFSDEYGSIEQWASKYLEKDDLGEMIDPSLKTFKEEELEVICDVIRECLKTEQRQRPSMKDVAEQLKQVINITPEKATPRSSPLWWAELEILSSEAT; encoded by the exons ATGATGGGTTGTGGATTTCACTTCccttggttcttcttcttgatcattgGCCTTCAAGCTCCTCTCTCATTGTCCCTCACTTCCCAAG GATCCGCATTGTTGAAGTTCCGGGCAAGAGTCAACTCAGATCCTCATGGGACTCTTGCGAATTGGAATGTTTCTGGTATTAATGATCTCTGCTATTGGTCAGGGGTTACTTGTGTTGACGGTAAAGTGCAGATTCT gGATCTTAGCGGATATTCTTTGGAAGGAACGTTAGCTCCTGAGCTTAGCCAATTGAGTGACTTAAGATCTCT AATACTCTCTCGGAACCATTTCTCCGGTGGAATTCCAAAGGAGTATGGGAGTTTCGAAAACTTGGAAGTCCTGGATTTGAGAGAGAATGATTTGAGCGGACAAATTCCACCTGAGCTAAGCAATGGCTTATCGCTAAAACACTT GTTGCTTTCTGGTAACAAATTTTCGGATGATATGAGAATAAAGATCGTGAGACTTCAATCTTCGTATGAAGTTCGGTTAAAGAAGAGTCCAAAGTTATCACCTTTGGCTGTTCTCGGCTGTATTAACAGAAAACTTGGACACTG TGTTTCAAGAAACCGTATCATTCAAGTAAAAAAGGTAGAAGCTATTGTATTCCGGATCAAAGCAACCTCCAGACGTTTCTTGAAAGCATTCCCTA GCTTTTTGGAGGAAACTGATATCTACAAACGACGTGAGCTACTCGAGGAGACAAGTAATTTAGCGGCTGAGCCTGCTCCTTCAGCTCCTAGTCCTTCTCCCGGGATTATAACTGAAGCTTCACCTCGAAGCAGCGGGTCTTTCCCTGCAGTAACCAatgcaaagaagagaagaccaCCTTTAGTCCCTCCTGTACCTTCTCCTGATAAGGGCAGTACTAGTCCTGATATCTCTAAGAATCAGCCACAAGATAATAAACAGTCAAAAGGATCAAAACATGTATGGCTGTATGTGGTTATCGCGgttgcttctttcgtcggtTTACTGATTATAGTAGCGGTTATCTTCTTCTGCCGGAAAAGAGCTGTCAAGAGCATAGGTCCTTGGAAAACTGGTCTTAGTGGACAATTGCAGAAAGCTTTTGTTACCG GGGTACCAAAGCTCAATCGGTCTGAGCTTGAAACAGCGTGTGAAGATTTCAGCAACATCATAGAGACATTTGACGGTTACACTGTGTATAAAGGAACATTGTCGAGTGGTGTTGAGATAGCGGTAGCTTCAACCGCGATTGCTGAATCTAAAGAATGGACAAGAGCCATGGAAATGGCATACCGTAGAAAG ATTGATACTCTGTCACGGATCAACCATAAGAACTTTGTGAATCTGATTGGATACTgcgaagaagatgatcctTTTAATAGGATGATGGTCTTTGAATATGCTCCAAATGGAACTCTTTTCGAACATTTGCACG ATAAGGAGACAGAGCATCTTGATTGGAGCGCACGGATGAGAATAATAATGGGAACGGCTTACTGTCTTCAACATATGCACGGGATGAACCCGCCTATGGCTCATACGGACTTCAATTCATCGGAAATCTACCTAACCGATGACTACGCAGCCAAG GTCTCGGAGATTCCATTCAACTTAGAGGCAAGATTAAATCCGAAGAAACACGTGAGTGGAGACTTAGAGCAAACGTCATTGTTACTACCTCCAGAACCGGAGGCTAACGTCCATAGCTTCGGAGTCCTGATGCTCGAAATCATCTCTGGAAAGCTCTCTTTCTCAGACGAATACGGATCTATCGAGCAatgg GCATCGAAGTACCTTGAAAAAGACGACTTGGGAGAGATGATAGATCCATCGTTAAAGACATTCAAAGAAGAGGAGCTTGAAGTGATCTGCGATGTGATACGAGAATGTCTGAAAACAGAACAGAGACAACGACCTTCAATGAAAGATGTAGCGGAACAACTGAAACAAGTTATCAACATAACTCCTGAGAAAGCTACTCCAAGATCCTCTCCTCTTTGGTGGGCAGAGCTCGAAATCTTGTCCTCTGAAGCTACTTGA
- a CDS encoding transcription factor-like protein (transcription factor-related; FUNCTIONS IN: molecular_function unknown; INVOLVED IN: biological_process unknown; LOCATED IN: endomembrane system; BEST Arabidopsis thaliana protein match is: unknown protein (TAIR:AT3G14880.2); Has 523 Blast hits to 523 proteins in 36 species: Archae - 0; Bacteria - 0; Metazoa - 2; Fungi - 0; Plants - 521; Viruses - 0; Other Eukaryotes - 0 (source: NCBI BLink).), with translation MSKMRNLVEEKFLEFYESWVIQLELYLHQLLIAHNNNTMSETELRHLISKLTTHHKAYYTAKWAAIREDVLAFFGSVWLNPLENACSWLTGWKPSMVFRMVDRLRKSRVVLVEAQVKKLEELRVKTKFDEQKIEREMERYQVAMADRKMVELARLGCHVGGESVMVVEAAVRGLSMGLEKMVKAADCVRLKTLKGILDILTPPQCVEFLAAAATFQVQLRRWGNRRHYVTHS, from the exons ATGAGCAAAATGAGAAACCTAGTAGAAGAAAAGTTCCTAGAGTTCTATGAGAGTTGGGTTATTCAACTTGAGCTATATCTTCATCAACTTTTAATTGCTCATAACAATAACACTATGAGTGAGACCGAGCTTCGACATTTGATCTCGAAGCTAACTACACATCACAAAGCTTATTATACAGCCAAATGGGCAGCCATAAGAGAAGATGTCTTAGCTTTTTTCGGATCAGTTTGGTTAAACCCGTTAGAGAATGCTTGCTCTTGGTTAACCGGATGGAAACCGTCGATGGTGTTTCGGATGGTTGATAGGCTGAGGAAGTCGAGAGTGGTGCTTGTGGAGGCTCAGGTGAAGAAATTGGAGGAGCTGAGAGTTAAGACCAAGTTCGATGAGCAaaaaattgagagagagatggagcGGTATCAG GTGGCTATGGCTGATCGGAAAATGGTAGAGCTGGCGAGGCTTGGATGTCACGTCGGAGGAGAATcggtgatggtggtggaggcAGCGGTGAGAGGATTATCGATGGGTCTTGAGAAAATGGTGAAGGCTGCGGATTGTGTGCGGCTGAAAACGCTTAAAGGTATATTAGACATTTTAACTCCACCGCAATGCGTTGAGTTTTTGGCAGCGGCGGCTACGTTTCAGGTTCAGTTACGTCGGTGGGGAAACCGAAGACATTATGTCACTCACTCCTGA